The Anaerolineae bacterium DNA window CAGTGCGCCGGCCTGACCGACCCACACTGCCCAGGGAGGAACACGTCTGCTCCATCGGGAAACAAGCTTCCGCACCGCCGGCCTCATCCTTTTCTGCGCCGCAGATGCGCAATCCCAAATATCCCAAAGGGGATATTTGGGATATCAATTTGGGATATTCCGCTATAATTGTAACGGCGGCATATGTTATTGTCAAGCACTCCGGCGGCCGGCACGGCGCGCATAGCCCCTTCTTAAGCTAAAATCTCGCCCTTACTTCAGGATGTAATAGGTGCCGCGCTTGTCGCCGATCTTCAGCAGAATGCCCCGTGCCACCAGATCCGCCAGGTCCAGGCGGATGGTCTCCGCGGTGACATCCGGGCAGAGCTGGCGGTACTCGCGGTTGGTGATGCGCCCGTGCTGGGCGACATAGTTCAGCGCCTTCAACTGGCGCTCGTTCATATCCTCTTCCCAGACGGGGGTGGGGACACGGTCGCGCCGGCTGTACAGGGTGACGGTGAAGGAGAAGGGCGTTTCGTGGAAAACGGGCGGCGGGTGGCCGGCGCGGGCCATCTCGGACATCATGCGGTCAATGCCGGTGCCCAGCTCCTCGATGTATCCCCAATAATACAGGCCGTTGACGATGCGCGGGTTGCGCGAGAAGTGCTCATCCACGATGTTGTCCAGGGTGATATAGCCGGGCAGGCCCCCAGGGCTGGTGATCTCCAGCAGGTCGTCGTACATGTGGATCTCGATCTGCCGGCCGCGGATGCGATAATCCCGATGGGCCACCGCGTTGATGAACGCCTCGCGCACGGCGATCGGCGGGTAATCGCTGTGCTCCTGCCGCGCCAGCCCGTTGACCTCTTCGGTGGGATTCAGGTACTGCCACAGCAGTTCCCAGGTCTCTTGAATGAGGCGCGGCAGGGGGCCGTCAATCTCCTCGCGCCGGCCGTACTGGTCCGACGCCCGCTGAGAGCCCGGTTCGCTCCGACTGCCCAGGAAGCGCACGAACTGGACGCCGGTCTTGGGCAGGAACACCTGGGGATGCCGGCCGAACAGGAGCATGCCGGCGACCGTGGGACGCATTTGCGCATCCAACGCCCCAATCTCCACCAGCACCTGTTCCGGGGTCTCGGCGATAGCGCGCGGGGAGCGCTTCTTGCGCTTCTCCAGATATTCCTCGATGATATCGGGATCAAGGTCATCCAGTGTGGCGCCGGACACCGGCTCCAGCTCGAACTCGCCGCGGCCTTTGCCAGAGGCCAGGTGCAGGATCTCATCGCCGCCCAGGGAGCGGTTCAGCCGGCCGGAGCGGATGAGCACCCGGCCATCGTCCAGGCTGTGCAGGTCCGGACTGCGCTGGACCTCCAGCAGGACCGGCAGGCCGTCCGGCGTCTCAGAGGGATGCCATTCGACCGGCACCGGCGGCCGACAGCGGCTCTGGGCGTTTTGCAAAGCCATCGCCACATCATCCAGGAAGATGCCCTCCTCGCGCTCCCCACTGGCGTCCATGCCGATGACGATGGTGCCGCCGTCGGCGTTGGCGAAGGCCACCAGCGTCTCTGCCAGGTAATTCACATCCAGCCCCAGCAGGAACTCCATCATTTGTCCGGGACTGCGCTTCCAAGGCGGGTTGGGTAACATGAGGAAACCTCCTTCCAGCCGTCCACCATCGGGCCGCCGGCGCTATTCTGCCGCCGCAGGCTGTAGGGCCGGCACCGTCTTCTCCTCCGCGACGATGCAGGCCAGCGCGGCGGCGCGGTCCTCGCCGCGCAGTTGGATCAGCCGCACGCCGCGGGCGGCCCGCCCCTGGCGCGGCACGTCGCTGGCGTTCAGACGCAGTACCTGCCCCTCCTGGGAGCTGATGATGACGTCATCCGCCGGCCGCACGACCCGCACCGACACAATGCCGCCGTACTTGCCGGCATTCTTGAGGGCGATGACGCCGCTCCCGCCCCGGCTGTAAACCGGAAACTCCGCCAGGGCCGTGCGCTTGCCGAAGCCGGCCGCGGTCAGCAGGAGCAGGTCGGCATCCGGCTCCACCACCTCGACGCCGGCGATCTGGTCACCCTCTGCCAGGCGCATGGCCGTCACGCCGCGGGCGGTCCTTCCCATAGGGCGCACCTGCTCCTCGGGGAAGCGCAGGGCCTTACCCTCCCGCGTGACCAGGATAATCTCGCGCCGGCCGTCCGTCAGCCGCACCCATCCCAGCGCATCCCCATCCTCCAGGGACAGGGCGATGATGCCGCTGGGCCGGATAGAGAGGAACTCCGACAGCTCCACCCGCTTGATGCGTCCCTGCAGGGTGACCA harbors:
- a CDS encoding putative DNA binding domain-containing protein — encoded protein: MLPNPPWKRSPGQMMEFLLGLDVNYLAETLVAFANADGGTIVIGMDASGEREEGIFLDDVAMALQNAQSRCRPPVPVEWHPSETPDGLPVLLEVQRSPDLHSLDDGRVLIRSGRLNRSLGGDEILHLASGKGRGEFELEPVSGATLDDLDPDIIEEYLEKRKKRSPRAIAETPEQVLVEIGALDAQMRPTVAGMLLFGRHPQVFLPKTGVQFVRFLGSRSEPGSQRASDQYGRREEIDGPLPRLIQETWELLWQYLNPTEEVNGLARQEHSDYPPIAVREAFINAVAHRDYRIRGRQIEIHMYDDLLEITSPGGLPGYITLDNIVDEHFSRNPRIVNGLYYWGYIEELGTGIDRMMSEMARAGHPPPVFHETPFSFTVTLYSRRDRVPTPVWEEDMNERQLKALNYVAQHGRITNREYRQLCPDVTAETIRLDLADLVARGILLKIGDKRGTYYILK